The genomic segment CGGGCGGGCCGCAGCCTCCGCTGAATTGCTAGCTTCAGAGCCTCCAGGGGCTCCCTAGCGGCTAGAGAGAGGCCAGGGTGCCTTACTGCCCTGCCAGAGGGATGCCCCATGTGACACCTGAGGGGGAAGTGGGTGAGACCAAGGAAAGAGGGAACGCTCCACCTGACCTCACCCCAAATTTCGCTCCATTCCCaagagagaaaaagcaaagcCCAAGCGCGTCCCGGGTCCTCTCTTGCCTCTGGCTGCGGTGGACAAGGCCGGCACAGGCCTGGGTTTTGAGGGGTTGTTTCTGagccccctacccccaccacTCGCTTTTAATGCGACTCTGGCTAGAACAGATGTCCCAAGCCGGGCGGACTGCCCAGACCCCGCCCAGCTGTGCCCTTGGCAAAGTCTTGGCTGAGGATAGGAGCTGGCATGGGGTCCCCAAAGGGTTTGTGAGCTCCTGCGGCCCCAGCGGGATCTGACCTCTCAGTCTTGGCCTCCTGGCCAGCTCAGCCTGAGGCGGGAAGCGGGAAAACCCCAGAAAGACCCGTTCCTAATTCAATTAAttccaaaaaaagagaaacaaggagAGATGCAAACAGGGCTTGAGAGAggccaggagacagagagaggctggAATCACGAAGCACACCAGGCACACACCCTGGGTGTGGAACTGaattgtgcaccaccacccccgttTGCCTCGGAGAGGCTGGGCTACTGCGCTGGAGTCAGCCGAACTGGCAGTGATAGAGACATGCCCAGGGGCACAGCTGGACGATGTGCCCCATCTCCCTTGGCATGGCTAGGGCTTAAGAGTATAACCCCATCCCCTTCCAGCAGTGCTACCTAGCTTCCCTTCTCCTCATTATGGGACTAGGAGAAGAACAACCCTGACATCTCCCTGCAGGCATTCGGTGCCCTCCCCCAGGTGAGCCTTCTCCACTCTGTGCAAGGCCTGCGGCTCTGAACCCAGTGCCTTAGGATAAAGTTTCAACAGCAAGTCTTCCCCAGGCATCTGCACCCCACCGAAGGCTCCTCACCCAGGGAGAGTTTGTGGAGAATTTTTAAAGGcttcagtgaaaaacaaaacaaaacaagacaagatgCAGAACCAAGGTAGGGCAGGGTTTGCAGGCTTCTCAGAGTCCAAGTGTCACCTTCATTCTAGGCCAGTGGCCAACACCTGGTTACCCAAtctcaggagaaaaaaataagcaaaaacaaaaaacccagcgaGAGCATCTTGGACTGGAGTCTGGGAGCCTGTCTAGGCAGTGCAGGCCCTGTCTCCACTCACTCCCTGTGAACAAGAAGCTTTCCCCTTTGAATGGTCTAAACAGGTCAGAATGGAGCCCTGGGCTGCCTAGCCCTCCATGTCACGTGGTGGGGGCTTGGGAGTGGAGATCAAGACTGAGGCTGGCCAGGGGTGGCTAGTGCTGTCTTTGACCCCTTCTACCTGGAAAACTAATCTGTGGGTTCTAGAACCACGCTTCATCCTGCAAGTCCCGGAAATCCACAGAAGCTTCTAGGAGCAAGTGACTTCCTGTTAAAGGttcctggaagaggaggaagtcAGGGTTGGGCAACTGAGAAGGAAATCTCTGCCCTCTGTCCACAGATCCTGCATCTGGTGGCTATGGACTTACGGAGGGGAAACAAGCTGGCGTGCTGCTGCTCGTGCGGAGCATCAAGAGTGAAGGACTTCCCAGTCGCTGGTCACGTAGGACCCAGCTTTCCTGACTTTCCCACTGGTTCATCCTGTCATTACCCTAGGTGATAAAATCCGAGCTGGAGTTTCACTGGTGGACAGTGACAGTCCAGGTGGTGGTTGGGATAGAATTAATTGGTGAGAGGAGAAGCAGCTATACATTCCTTTCCACACACTACCAGCTACACAAACggggtttctctgtttctctgccattttcaGATGCTGGGCATGGATGGGGGCTGGAAAAATCAAGGCGAACACAGCCTCCAGATTGAACCTGGCTATAGCCATTGGGTTGGGCAGCCCAGGGGTGGTTGTGAGCAGGGTGTGGAGGGTGTGGAATGCTTGCTTAGGCtagggaaagaaaagaatcctCTCCACACTTTCTGCTCCTGCCCACCACCCTGCCCCAAGCCATGCCAGCGCCCTTTCACCTCCCCCCTCCTTCTGTTCATGGAGCTTCTCTGGATGTGTGTGCGGGCAAGCCAAGCGAGAGAAAGAGATCTGTGAGGGGGCATCTGGGGCCGAGTGTCCATGCACATCTTCTTCTCCTGCTCATCCTTGCCATCTCACCAGGGCAGTTAAGTGTTGTGTTGGGGAGGAGGGtgttggtgggaggagagagtcAGCCAGAGTGCACTGAGCATGGGGGAAGGTCAGGAATTGGAGTTGGCTGCTGGAGGGACTCACTAGAAGTAGGGGCTCCAGTGTCCCTGCCCCCAAAGGGCTCCTTGTATCCTCACATGGCCTGACCCACAGATGCAATGGCCCCAGAGTCATCATCATCCTTCAGATGAGGCTGGAATCTGGCTTCAGACTAAAATGAAACAGTGTGGGGTAGCTGGACAAGCTATGGAGAGGAGTCTGTGATCTAGCTAGGGGAGACACGTGGAGGGGTCCTCTACATCCGGCCCCAAGCCACCTGGATCCTGCCCAGCTTGGAgttcagagcaagttctgggaaaCCAGCTGAGTGAGAGAGAAACCCAATTAACCTTGTTTCCAGGGCAAGTTAAGGATCAACCTGGGATGAAGCCGAATTCCTTTCCTCCAAATGCCCCTGCCTGGCCAGGCCCAGCACTAGGCTCACACCAGCTCCTTGAGGTTAGGGTCAGAATGTGCATCTTGCAAGCTCCCCACTCCTCACCAAAGTGGAGAACAGAGAAGATGGACCAAAACCTGTCTCTAAAGAATAAAAGTGATTCAGAGATCTATTAGATCTCATTAGCCACCCACAGGGAAGAACCCCAGTGACAAAGGGCTCACTCTCACGCTAGAGAGGTAGTCTTGAGAGAAATCCAGAGAACATggtgaacatttttaaagaattagcAATGAAAGTCTCCTAGGAAGTCTCTCTGCTGGAGAATTCCTATGGGCTCTGCTCTGCAGTCCCAGACGCTGGCCTCCTTCCGcagcaagaagagaaaaataatagatACGGGTCAGCACTGTGGAGTGGACAGCTCCCAGCTTGTCCCTCTGCCTGCGAAGAGGCAAGGTTTGTGTGAGAGGGAGGGAGTTGTTTACAGTCAGAAGAGTAAGAGTGGGCTCTTAGTGGCGTCGCTGAGCACAGTTGCAGCATCCTCAGATCCCTCTTGACATCCAGACTTCCGCCTTTCTCTTCCCTGCACATCTCCGAGCCATTAGCATGTCTTACCTCCTCAACCCTGAACAATACTACATTCAAACTCATTTTCAAAGGAGTGatggtctttttttgttttgttttgctttgttttgtttttgtggggggAAGCACCAAGGGCAGCTACTTTAGGGAATTCCTAAGTCTCCTCAGGTTTTAGGATTCCAGTTTTTAGGACCCAGACCCCCTTTCAAATATTCCAGAGGGATGAGGCATCTTTTTGGGAAAGTCTACTGGAGCTGCCTCTACCTTTAGGGGTTAGAGGAAAAAAACAAGCGAGGTCTGAGTGAAAGCGGGTCTTCCTGTGTGTTTTCCACTGaaccccctttctccttctcctgaaGCAGGGAAGGAGGCTGTGCAGGTATTAATTGGTGCTGTCTCCTTTTGCTCATGGTTAGGTCTTGTCCTTAACCAGGATCCCTCTCCAGATTCAGTCACCTCATAGACTTATCCATATCCCTAAAATATCAATATCCCTTGTGCCAGAAGAGTCCATTCCTTTGAACCCACTGAAACACAAATTCAAGGTGGAAAGGAGATTTCTCCGTTAATATTTTATCCTCatgatcttattttttaaatgcaagaAAATCCATTTCTGCCTCAAACGTTCTCTTTATTTCCACTCACTTGCTTGTTAACAGTAAGCAGAGGGTTCTGAAATGGTGGGATGGTCCCACTTTGATAATTTTTCATTGATGAATAgatgttttgttttcaaagaagaTCCTTGAGTGTGTTTGGGAGCTGAATGAACGTAAGCAGATCACAGGGGTGCTTTGTGCTGGGTGCCAATGTAAATCTGGGTGGGGCCTAGGACAAGCTGCAAGTGTGACTGTTCATGAGCCCACTGGGTGTGTGTGAAGGTCTTGCAGTTTGGAAACCCCACCCAGGAATGTCCACAGTCACTCTCTCAGTCACTCGACATAGCCTCCATCACCCCAGCTCCAGATCAATCCTGTCCCCATCCATAAAAGGAGGCCACTGTGAGAAACCGGGTCTGCTTTGCATCtcatttacataaatatttattaatcgTCATTAAACTCAACAGAAACACGCAATGCACTTCGGGTGTCCGACGGGAGTTTCGTCTTCGCTACAAGAGGAAGGTAAAATTGCGTGTGTGGGGGTGTGTCGCCTGTGGGTTTgcggtttttttcttttttctttttttttttttttttgcatcgaGTGTTTGGGTGCCTGATTCCCTGCCTCTGGAGCGGAGAGGTTCACCTGTTGCCTCTTTTGCCGGAAATCTCCAAAAGGGGCCCTCAGTTCTCCCAGCTCACTGGATGACAAAAGTCAGGAGGAGCCTAGaactaaaacacaaaacaaaacaaaaaacaaaagcaacaacaacaacaaaaatccccccaaaacaataacaacaacaaaacgaaacaaaacaaaacaaaacaaaaaaaacctctccaGCCACCAGAAGTCCCCAGGAGCTTGGCACCCACCGAGGCACAATCCGGGCAGGGGTAGGGCTGCCTCCAGGTCTTGGCTCCTCCATCTCACCCCAGGAGGGACGGGAGTGCCTGTAGAGAGGAGGAGCCAGGAGACTCACCTCCTCCTGTCCCCGGACGCCCGCGTCGGGCCTGCATGTGCGTGtggtgtggtgtgcgtgtgtctCTCATGCAAACCCTCCCTCCCCAAACCGACCCCCCAACAGTTTGCCATTCCATACAAATTTGGAAACAGGTTTTTAGAAAACAGTACGACGCACAACGGgacagggtggggggagggcagtGGTACTGGGGCTCCAAATCTCCGAGTCATTGATTGTAAAAACCTGGGGGGGAGGGGCGGCGCGGCCCCCACTTCACCAAAGTGCACAGATCCGCGCTTGGGCGGGGCAGCCAGCGGACCCGAGGGGCGTCCCGGGCCGGGCTGCTAGGCTCAGTCAGAACCTTCTTGCATAGATATTTGtgtctctttaaaaattattattggtagtatttattattattattattattatcattattattattttgcctttTATTGCTTCTAAAAGTTCTTACTGCGTTTTCTCTCCGATCCGGACTCTGAGTTCGGCCTCTGTCGcctcttagcttttttttttttttcttttgtatgcttgttttttttaaaaagggaaaaggaaacatGATTCTAGTTACAAATTGACTTggcctctctctgtcctctcaaTCCACATCCCCTCccaccaaaataaaaattaaaaaacgcGGAGATTCGGGTTGGGGTGAAGGCGTTTGGGCGCCCTGGCTTTTGCCCTCTTCGAGAAGGAAGAGATACCAACTCCTTTCGGCCTGGGCAGCtcagtgtctttttaaaaagtaatcatAAGCGGAGACACTAACCTGAAACTCAGCTGCCCCTTACCAAAGCCTTCTGGCTtactgggaggtggggagagaaaacCCAAGTTTGGGAATGCCTAAGGAGTCTCCAGGGAGGGCCGGGAGGGAGGTCCCTAGAGATGCACTCCacgggagaagggaggaggaagcccGTTGGGAAAGAGAAGGCGAGTCCCCAGGGAGAAGCGAGGCCCCTGGGACGGGCCACCCACAGGTAGGAGACCGCGCCAGCCCTAGAGAGCCGCCGAACCGGCGGCCCACGCCCCGCGCGCCTGGCGCTGGAGTCGGTGGGAGCCCCTGAGCTcgcggggctggggctggggggccgggcaaaggcaaagaaaaggaaaggggcgGCGCGAGGTCTCAGTTATGGAAAAACGCGTTGAGCTCCTCGTACATGGGGCCCCGGTCGTGGTGAAGGTGCATATCGTAAGACAAGAGATTCTCGGAGTGGACGCCCCCGCGCACGGCCGACGAGCCAAAGACCAGCCCGTGGCCCGCGGGCCGCGAGCCGGGCAGCGCCGAGTAGTGCATAGAGTAGTGGTAGCTCTTCTCGTGGTCGGGAGACGAGTCCTGCTTGAGTGAGAAGTTGCCGTTGAGACAGAGCGGGGGGCTGAGCGGGCCCTCGTACTCAGAGCTGTTGTAGTCCGGGCTGGCACCTCCGCCACCCGCCGCCGCGTACAGCGTCTCGTAGGTGGCGCAGTAGCCGTGGGTCCGCAGGGCGTGCGCTGCGCCTCCGCCCAGGCCGCCGGCCGCCTGGCACTGTGCGCCCGCCAGGCGGGAGCACGGGTACGGGTACGGGTGCATGGCGAACGGGCCACCCGAGCCGTGGAAGCGGCCGGCGCCGTCCGCGCCCTGCTCTGTGAGGAAGTTACGAGAGTTGAGCTGcaggcagccagccaccagatttGTGGTGGGTTGCGACAGCCCCTTGCACAGAGTCTGCACGTAGGACACCAGATCCGGCCTCTTGCCGGAGCGCAAGATCTCCGAGAGAGCCCAGATGTAGTTCTTGGCCAGGCGCAGGGTCTCGATCTTGGACAGCTTCTGCGTCTTGGAGTAGCAGGGCACTACCTTGCGCAGGTTGTCCAGCGCGGCGTTCAGGTCGTGCATGCGGTTGCGCTCCCGCGCGTTGGCCTTCTGTCGCCGCAGCTTGGAGCGCTCCAGACGTGCCTTGGTCATCTTGCGTTTCTTCGGCCCGCGCTTCTTGGGCCGCTCGCCTTCCGCCTCGTCcaacccttcctcctcctcctcttcctcctcctcctcgccaCCCAGCTCGCCTTCCTCCTTGACTTCTGCCAACGTGGCTT from the Peromyscus eremicus chromosome 8a, PerEre_H2_v1, whole genome shotgun sequence genome contains:
- the Neurod2 gene encoding neurogenic differentiation factor 2, whose amino-acid sequence is MLTRLFSEPGLLSDVPKFASWGDGDDDEPRSDKGDAPPQPPPAPGSGAPGPARASKPVSLRGEEVPEATLAEVKEEGELGGEEEEEEEEEEGLDEAEGERPKKRGPKKRKMTKARLERSKLRRQKANARERNRMHDLNAALDNLRKVVPCYSKTQKLSKIETLRLAKNYIWALSEILRSGKRPDLVSYVQTLCKGLSQPTTNLVAGCLQLNSRNFLTEQGADGAGRFHGSGGPFAMHPYPYPCSRLAGAQCQAAGGLGGGAAHALRTHGYCATYETLYAAAGGGGASPDYNSSEYEGPLSPPLCLNGNFSLKQDSSPDHEKSYHYSMHYSALPGSRPAGHGLVFGSSAVRGGVHSENLLSYDMHLHHDRGPMYEELNAFFHN